Proteins encoded within one genomic window of Eleutherodactylus coqui strain aEleCoq1 chromosome 1, aEleCoq1.hap1, whole genome shotgun sequence:
- the NIPA1 gene encoding magnesium transporter NIPA1, with protein sequence MELQPELPVLGLSVALFSSLLNGSTFVLQKKGILRARSRGVSYLTDLIWWIGTITMALGQIGNFLAYTAAPAVLVTPLGALGIPFGSVLASYVLKENLNFLGKLGCLLSCVGSIILIIHSPKSESITSRAEFEEKLSNPVFLSYLCFVLLMLTLLIFWLSPVYGKKNIMVYIGVCSLLGTFTVPCTKGIGLFAQDAFTNNPSGSSSTYLFICLLGVLGCSILIQFRYINKALEDYDSCIFSAIYYVTFTTIVLVATAILFQEWTKVGAVDFLAMLCGFSTVSTGVILIQMFKEFNISFRELNKTPEKKE encoded by the exons ATGGAGCTGCAGCCTGAGCTGCCCGTGTTGGGGCTGAGTGTGGCGCTGTTCTCCAGCCTGCTCAACGGCTCCACGTTTGTGCTGCAGAAGAAAGGCATCCTGCGAGCCCGCAGCAGAG gtGTGTCTTACCTTACAGACCTGATATGGTGGATCGGCACAATCACCA TGGCTTTGGGGCAAATTGGAAATTTCcttgcatatactgctgctccgGCTGTGCTGGTGACGCCGTTGGGTGCACTGGGCATTCCTTTTGG GTCCGTCTTGGCCTCGTATGTGCTGAAGGAAAATCTTAATTTCTTGGGCAAACTGGGATGTCTCCTGAGCTGCGTGGGCTCGATTATCCTCATTATCCACTCTCCCAAGTCAGAAAGCATAACCTCTCGAGCCGAGTTTGAAGAGAAGCTCTCTAATCCAG TATTCCTGAGTTACCTCTGTTTTGTTCTCCTGATGTTGACGCTGCTGATATTTTGGCTATCTCCAGTGTATGGGAAGAAAAATATCATGGTTTACATAGGCGTGTGCTCGCTGCTAGGCACGTTTACTGTCCCCTGTACTAAAGGCATAGGGCTTTTTGCTCAAGATGCTTTTACCAACAATCCAAGCGGCTCAAGCTCCACTTACCTTTTCATATGCCTGCTAGGAGTCCTGGGGTGTAGCATTCTCATCCAGTTCCGATATATTAACAAAGCTCTAGAAGACTATGACTCTTGTATATTCAGTGCTATTTATTATGTTACCTTCACAACTATAGTCCTGGTTGCAACTGCAATTCTCTTTCAAGAATGGACCAAAGTAGGAGCAGTAGACTTCCTGGCCATGCTGTGTGGGTTCTCGACGGTGTCTACTGGAGTCATTTTAATTCAGATGTTTAAAGAGTTTAATATCAGCTTCCGGGAGCTAAACAAGACGCCGGAGAAGAAAGAGTAA